The Sorangiineae bacterium MSr11367 genome window below encodes:
- a CDS encoding MATE family efflux transporter produces MVDSSQPAGHPVNEAPSRGFASAWRLVRDALRGAPIDHTTAPIGRSVVMLAIPMVMEMIMESIFAVADVFWVSHLGANATAIVGLTESMMVIMYSVAMGVSIGAMALVARRIGEKKPVEAGRAAVQAIALGVGMSALIGIVCATNASSLLRMMGATPEVVATGSRFTQVMLGGNMTVFLLFLINAIFRGAGDAAFAMRVLWLGNILNIVLGPCFIFGVGPFPALGVTGAAVATTIGRGTAVLYQLYLLTRGRSRITISRETLGLDFGVMGSVLRMSVSGTVQILVSTTSYVGLVRIISDFGSVPLAGYTIGLRIIMFALLPSFGVSNAAATLVGQNLGAGHPDRAEKCVWRAGAYNAVILGGLGFLFIVFAPALVSLFTPDDAVHSYGVSCLRIVSAGFLFYGYGMVLSQSFNGAGDTWTPTILNFLSFWVLQLPIAWWLSQHTSLGARGVFVALAFSYSTLAVLSAAIFRRGRWKMKKV; encoded by the coding sequence ATGGTCGATTCGAGCCAGCCTGCGGGCCATCCCGTGAACGAGGCACCGTCGCGAGGCTTTGCCTCCGCCTGGAGGCTCGTGCGCGATGCGCTCCGCGGCGCGCCCATCGATCACACCACGGCGCCCATCGGCCGGTCCGTGGTCATGCTCGCCATTCCCATGGTCATGGAGATGATCATGGAGTCCATCTTCGCGGTCGCGGACGTCTTCTGGGTCTCGCACCTCGGAGCGAATGCGACCGCCATCGTTGGCCTCACCGAGTCGATGATGGTCATCATGTACTCGGTGGCGATGGGGGTCTCCATCGGGGCAATGGCGCTCGTCGCGCGCCGCATCGGTGAGAAGAAGCCAGTGGAAGCGGGGCGCGCCGCCGTGCAGGCGATCGCGCTCGGCGTGGGCATGTCCGCGCTGATCGGCATCGTGTGCGCCACGAATGCTTCGTCCCTACTGCGCATGATGGGCGCCACACCCGAGGTCGTGGCGACGGGCTCGCGTTTCACGCAGGTGATGCTCGGTGGCAACATGACCGTGTTTCTCCTATTCCTCATCAACGCGATCTTCCGCGGTGCGGGGGATGCGGCCTTCGCCATGCGCGTCCTTTGGCTGGGCAACATCCTGAACATCGTGCTCGGCCCGTGCTTCATCTTCGGCGTGGGACCTTTTCCCGCGTTGGGGGTCACGGGTGCGGCGGTGGCCACGACCATCGGGCGCGGCACCGCCGTGCTGTATCAGCTGTACCTGCTCACCCGCGGGCGAAGCCGCATCACCATCTCGCGCGAAACACTCGGTCTCGATTTCGGTGTGATGGGCAGCGTGCTGCGCATGTCCGTTTCGGGCACCGTTCAGATCCTCGTGTCCACCACGAGCTACGTCGGGCTGGTGCGCATCATCTCGGACTTCGGCAGCGTGCCGCTCGCCGGGTACACCATTGGTCTGCGTATCATCATGTTCGCGCTGCTCCCGTCGTTCGGCGTCAGCAATGCTGCGGCCACGTTGGTGGGACAGAACCTGGGCGCGGGACATCCGGACCGCGCCGAGAAGTGTGTCTGGCGCGCCGGTGCGTACAACGCCGTGATCCTCGGCGGGCTCGGATTCCTCTTCATCGTCTTCGCGCCCGCACTGGTGAGCCTCTTCACTCCCGACGACGCCGTCCATTCGTATGGCGTCTCCTGCCTTCGCATCGTGAGCGCCGGCTTCCTGTTCTACGGATATGGGATGGTGCTCTCCCAATCCTTCAATGGTGCCGGCGACACCTGGACGCCCACCATCCTCAACTTCCTCTCATTTTGGGTGCTCCAATTGCCCATCGCCTGGTGGCTCTCGCAGCACACCTCACTCGGAGCACGCGGCGTGTTCGTCGCCCTGGCCTTTTCCTATTCGACTCTGGCCGTCCTATCCGCCGCGATCTTTCGGCGAGGTCGGTGGAAGATGAAGAAGGTTTAG
- a CDS encoding ammonium transporter has translation MTADAMSAGDTAWLLVSSALVLLMIPALALFYGGMVRRKNVLSTLMHSLAALPVLSITWVLFGYSFAFGPTHGGIIGGFDYIGLRGIVGTLHDTVPNYAFIAFQMMFAAITPALISGAVAERMKFSAYMVFIVLWSALVYVPVAHWVWATGGWLFELHALDFAGGTVVHLTAGASALVCALVLGPRLKYPQERPLPHNLTMTLTGAGLLWFGWFGFNAGSALKSTPLAALAFLVTHLGAAGGALGWLFIEWWHRGKPTALGVASGLVAGLVAITPAAGFVAPWAAIVIGVLAGLACYAGVLAKYKYGYDDSLDAFGVHGVGGFTGAVLTGVFAQTAYNADGADGLLFGGVKPFLIQIVACAASGLYAAAVTWVLLKLIDRAMGIRASAADEREGLDSTQHGEDAYAG, from the coding sequence ATGACCGCGGACGCGATGAGTGCGGGCGACACGGCGTGGCTGCTTGTGAGCTCAGCGCTGGTTCTGCTGATGATCCCTGCGCTCGCGCTGTTCTATGGCGGGATGGTGCGGCGCAAGAATGTGCTCTCCACGTTGATGCACTCGCTCGCGGCGCTGCCGGTGCTCAGCATCACCTGGGTGCTCTTCGGGTACTCGTTCGCGTTCGGACCGACCCATGGAGGCATCATCGGTGGGTTCGACTACATCGGCCTTCGCGGCATCGTCGGAACCCTGCACGACACCGTTCCGAACTACGCCTTCATCGCGTTTCAAATGATGTTCGCCGCGATCACGCCGGCCCTCATTTCTGGCGCCGTCGCCGAGCGCATGAAGTTCTCGGCGTACATGGTCTTCATCGTCCTGTGGTCCGCGCTCGTCTACGTGCCGGTCGCGCATTGGGTGTGGGCGACGGGAGGGTGGCTCTTCGAGCTGCACGCGCTCGACTTCGCCGGCGGCACCGTCGTGCACCTCACGGCGGGCGCCTCCGCGCTGGTCTGCGCTCTCGTGCTCGGGCCGCGCTTGAAATATCCGCAGGAGCGCCCGCTGCCGCACAACCTCACCATGACCCTGACCGGGGCTGGCCTCCTCTGGTTCGGGTGGTTCGGCTTCAACGCCGGCAGCGCGCTCAAGTCGACGCCCCTCGCGGCGCTGGCCTTCCTCGTCACGCACCTCGGCGCGGCCGGCGGGGCGCTGGGCTGGCTCTTCATCGAGTGGTGGCACCGCGGAAAGCCGACCGCCCTCGGTGTGGCCTCGGGTCTCGTGGCCGGGCTCGTCGCCATCACGCCCGCCGCGGGCTTCGTGGCGCCATGGGCGGCCATCGTCATCGGCGTTCTCGCCGGCCTCGCCTGCTATGCCGGTGTGCTTGCAAAGTACAAGTATGGCTACGACGACTCCCTCGATGCGTTCGGCGTCCATGGCGTCGGCGGTTTCACGGGCGCCGTGCTGACCGGCGTCTTCGCCCAGACCGCTTACAACGCCGACGGCGCCGATGGTTTGCTCTTCGGTGGCGTGAAGCCCTTCCTCATCCAGATCGTGGCCTGCGCAGCCTCGGGCCTCTACGCCGCCGCGGTCACCTGGGTGTTGCTCAAGCTGATCGACCGCGCCATGGGCATCCGTGCGTCGGCTGCCGATGAGCGCGAAGGACTTGACTCTACGCAACACGGCGAGGACGCTTACGCCGGGTAG
- a CDS encoding acyl-CoA dehydrogenase family protein: MFPVSAELQSHLEAMRAIVDADLVPLEQRLASEKSFIALEPALAKVRQKVKEKGLWGPQIPKSLGGMGLPLTEHARVSEELGRSPLGHYAFNCQAPDAGNMEILQAFGSDAQKKTYLEPLVRGDIRSCFAMTEPEHAGSNPTWLGTTAVKDGSDYVIHGHKWFTSSADGATFAIVMAVTNPEAAPHARASQIIVPTNTPGFRLVRNISVMGESGDGYASHAEVALEGCRVPQTNLLGIEGAGFGIAQERLGPGRIHHCMRWIGICERSFALMCRRAASRMVAPGKPLGTKQIVQAWIAESRAEIQAARLMVLNAAWTMERDGAYAAREDISLIKFFVAGVLQRVIDHAIQVHGALGMTDDTVLAFFYRHERAARIYDGADEVHKVVVAKRILKGFGLEVSS, encoded by the coding sequence ATGTTTCCGGTATCCGCTGAATTGCAGTCGCACCTCGAGGCGATGCGCGCCATCGTCGATGCGGACTTGGTCCCGTTGGAGCAGCGACTCGCAAGCGAGAAGAGCTTCATTGCCCTCGAGCCTGCGCTGGCGAAGGTCCGCCAGAAGGTCAAAGAGAAGGGACTCTGGGGGCCGCAGATCCCGAAGTCGCTCGGTGGCATGGGGCTCCCGTTGACCGAGCATGCGCGCGTGAGCGAGGAGCTCGGGCGCTCGCCGCTCGGGCACTATGCGTTCAACTGCCAGGCGCCCGATGCCGGCAACATGGAAATCCTCCAGGCCTTCGGCTCGGACGCGCAGAAGAAGACGTACCTCGAGCCGCTGGTGCGGGGCGACATTCGAAGCTGTTTTGCCATGACGGAGCCGGAGCACGCGGGGTCGAACCCGACGTGGCTCGGTACGACGGCGGTGAAGGACGGCAGCGACTACGTCATCCACGGGCACAAGTGGTTCACGTCGTCGGCCGACGGGGCGACGTTCGCCATCGTCATGGCGGTGACCAATCCAGAGGCCGCGCCGCATGCGCGCGCCAGCCAGATCATCGTGCCCACGAACACGCCGGGGTTTCGCTTGGTGCGCAACATCTCGGTCATGGGCGAATCCGGTGACGGCTACGCGAGCCACGCCGAGGTCGCCCTCGAAGGTTGCCGCGTGCCGCAGACGAACCTGCTCGGCATCGAGGGCGCGGGCTTCGGCATCGCGCAGGAGCGGCTCGGACCAGGTCGCATCCACCACTGTATGCGCTGGATCGGCATCTGCGAGCGCTCGTTCGCGTTGATGTGCCGTCGCGCGGCCTCGCGCATGGTGGCGCCGGGCAAGCCGCTGGGGACCAAGCAGATCGTCCAAGCGTGGATCGCGGAGAGCCGTGCGGAGATTCAGGCCGCGCGGCTCATGGTCCTCAACGCGGCCTGGACGATGGAGCGCGACGGGGCGTACGCCGCGCGGGAGGACATCTCGCTGATCAAGTTCTTCGTCGCGGGGGTGCTCCAGCGGGTCATCGATCACGCGATTCAAGTGCACGGTGCACTCGGCATGACCGACGACACCGTGCTGGCGTTTTTCTATCGGCACGAACGCGCAGCGCGCATCTACGACGGAGCGGACGAAGTGCACAAAGTGGTGGTCGCCAAGCGGATTCTCAAGGGCTTCGGGTTGGAGGTGTCGTCATGA
- a CDS encoding phosphotransferase family protein: MSAVNVDGAKPVRAGEELDAVKLGSFLQREANIGGPIEILQFPGGHSNLTYLVRTPDRELVLRRPPFGNRVKSAHDMGREFRILSKLSGVYAPAPRPVAYTEDPEILGAPFYVMERVRGVILRRSMPSELGVDAPLMRKLCESLVDAQVALHAVDYETAGLADLGKPAKYIERQVSGWTKRYRDAQTDEVPEMDRVAEWLAARTDEAEADDSGSVRAAVIHNDYKFDNVVLDPDDIVRVRGVLDWEMSTLGDPLMDLGTTLSYWVEEGDPDELKFLAFGPTSLPGALTRREVAERYFEKSGRKVRDLRFFLVFALFKNTGVLQQIYWRYKQGLTKDERFASFNMAVRILAQRAEHTIHQGL, encoded by the coding sequence ATGAGCGCGGTAAATGTCGACGGGGCAAAGCCGGTTCGCGCGGGTGAGGAGCTCGATGCCGTGAAGCTGGGGAGCTTTCTCCAGCGCGAGGCGAACATCGGGGGGCCCATCGAGATTCTGCAGTTCCCCGGCGGGCACTCGAACCTGACGTACCTGGTGCGCACACCGGATCGCGAGCTGGTGCTGCGGCGGCCTCCGTTCGGCAACCGCGTGAAGAGCGCGCACGACATGGGGCGTGAGTTTCGCATTCTGTCGAAGCTGTCGGGCGTGTACGCGCCGGCGCCGCGGCCCGTGGCCTACACGGAGGATCCGGAGATCCTGGGCGCGCCGTTCTACGTGATGGAGCGGGTGCGCGGCGTCATCTTGCGCCGCAGCATGCCGAGCGAACTCGGGGTGGATGCGCCATTGATGCGAAAGCTCTGCGAGTCGCTGGTCGATGCGCAGGTTGCGTTGCACGCCGTGGACTACGAGACCGCGGGGCTGGCCGACTTGGGGAAACCTGCAAAGTACATCGAACGCCAGGTCTCCGGCTGGACCAAACGCTACCGTGACGCGCAGACCGACGAGGTTCCGGAGATGGACCGCGTGGCCGAATGGCTGGCGGCGCGCACGGACGAGGCCGAGGCCGACGATTCAGGAAGCGTCCGCGCGGCGGTGATCCACAACGACTACAAGTTCGACAACGTGGTGCTCGATCCCGACGACATCGTCCGCGTGCGCGGCGTGCTCGATTGGGAGATGTCCACCCTGGGCGATCCGCTCATGGACCTGGGCACGACGCTCAGCTACTGGGTCGAGGAGGGCGATCCCGACGAGCTGAAGTTCCTGGCCTTCGGCCCCACCTCTCTACCGGGTGCGCTCACGCGGCGTGAAGTCGCCGAGCGCTACTTCGAAAAGAGCGGCCGCAAGGTGCGCGATCTGCGCTTCTTCCTCGTGTTCGCGTTGTTCAAGAACACGGGGGTGCTCCAGCAGATCTACTGGAGGTACAAGCAAGGCCTCACCAAGGACGAGCGTTTCGCCTCGTTCAACATGGCCGTGCGCATCCTCGCGCAGCGCGCGGAGCACACGATCCACCAGGGGCTCTAA
- a CDS encoding response regulator, with protein sequence MVAPAARIAARRRQVANNEGGDKRIGPPKRAIIADDDADHRRLLASVIRRAGFEVLEAQNGEELLDMYDGQHPPDVIVTDLMMPRVSGFGVIERLRDLDSSVPIVLVSAVGDDNMDILARDLGAAAMVHKPFDFAVLRDLVVRIAHGAGGTSAATNTR encoded by the coding sequence ATGGTCGCTCCAGCAGCAAGGATTGCAGCGCGGCGTCGACAGGTCGCGAACAACGAGGGGGGCGACAAACGGATTGGTCCGCCAAAGCGCGCGATCATTGCCGATGACGACGCCGACCATCGTCGGCTGCTCGCCAGCGTGATCCGACGCGCCGGCTTCGAGGTGCTCGAGGCCCAAAACGGCGAAGAGTTGCTCGATATGTACGATGGGCAGCATCCACCCGATGTCATCGTGACCGACCTCATGATGCCTCGGGTGTCCGGATTCGGCGTCATCGAAAGGCTGCGCGACCTCGATTCGAGCGTGCCCATCGTGCTCGTCAGCGCCGTTGGCGACGACAACATGGACATCCTCGCGCGCGATTTGGGCGCGGCCGCGATGGTGCACAAGCCGTTCGACTTTGCGGTGCTTCGCGACCTCGTCGTTCGCATCGCGCACGGAGCGGGTGGCACATCCGCTGCAACAAACACCAGATAG
- a CDS encoding sigma-54 dependent transcriptional regulator yields MQGRILIIDDDRSMCEILDSALRRRDFEVAWRTSPDEGLRALADQDFDVVVTDLNMQGMSGVDLCRQIAENREDIPVVVMTAFGSMETAVAAIRAGAYDFVTKPFEMDDIALTLERALRHRALREEVKRLKRAVDDSSKFDDIIGQSSAMEKAYDLLDRVADSDTTVLITGESGTGKELVARALHKRSPRNRGPFVAINCAAMPETLLESELFGHTRGAFTDARQARPGLFVKAQGGTLFLDEIGEMPMGMQAKLLRALQERTVRPVGGDAEVPFDARIVAATNRDLETEVEEKRFREDLFYRINVVRINVPPLRSRGSDVLLLAQHFIERYSAAGRSKVKGMSSGAADKLLSYPWPGNVRELQNCVERAVALARYDQIGVDDLPEKIRDFKSSRVIVETEDPSELLPMDEVERRYILRVLEAVGGNKTMAAQVLGFDRRTLYRKLERCGVAENKKEARE; encoded by the coding sequence GTGCAGGGGCGTATTCTCATCATCGACGACGATCGCAGCATGTGCGAGATCCTCGATAGCGCGCTCAGACGGCGCGACTTCGAGGTCGCCTGGCGCACGTCCCCGGACGAGGGCCTGCGCGCGCTCGCCGATCAGGACTTCGACGTGGTCGTGACCGATCTGAACATGCAAGGCATGAGCGGCGTGGACCTGTGCCGCCAGATCGCCGAAAACCGCGAAGATATCCCGGTCGTCGTCATGACCGCCTTCGGCAGCATGGAGACCGCGGTCGCGGCCATCCGGGCCGGCGCGTACGACTTCGTCACGAAGCCCTTCGAGATGGACGACATCGCGCTCACCTTGGAGCGCGCCCTCCGCCATCGCGCCCTTCGTGAAGAGGTCAAACGTCTGAAGCGCGCCGTCGACGACTCGAGCAAGTTCGACGACATCATTGGCCAGAGCTCGGCGATGGAGAAGGCGTACGACCTTCTCGATCGCGTCGCCGACAGCGATACGACCGTGCTCATCACCGGTGAAAGCGGTACCGGCAAAGAGCTGGTCGCGCGGGCGCTCCACAAGCGCAGCCCCCGCAATCGCGGTCCCTTCGTGGCCATCAACTGCGCCGCGATGCCCGAGACCTTGCTCGAGAGCGAGCTTTTTGGCCACACCCGTGGCGCCTTCACGGACGCGCGCCAGGCCCGCCCGGGCCTCTTCGTCAAGGCGCAGGGTGGCACCTTGTTCCTCGACGAGATCGGCGAGATGCCCATGGGCATGCAGGCCAAGCTCTTGCGCGCATTGCAAGAGCGCACGGTGCGGCCCGTCGGCGGTGACGCCGAGGTTCCCTTCGATGCGCGCATCGTGGCGGCGACCAACCGCGACCTCGAGACCGAGGTCGAGGAAAAGCGCTTTCGCGAGGACCTTTTCTACCGCATCAACGTCGTGCGCATCAACGTGCCGCCGCTGCGCTCGCGCGGGAGCGACGTGCTCTTGCTCGCACAGCACTTCATCGAGCGGTACTCGGCCGCGGGGCGCTCCAAGGTGAAGGGCATGTCCAGTGGCGCGGCGGACAAGCTTCTGAGCTATCCGTGGCCCGGCAACGTGCGCGAGCTGCAAAACTGCGTCGAGCGTGCGGTGGCCCTCGCCCGTTACGATCAGATCGGTGTCGACGACCTGCCGGAGAAGATTCGCGACTTCAAATCGTCGCGGGTCATCGTGGAGACCGAAGATCCGTCGGAGCTGCTTCCGATGGACGAGGTCGAACGGCGCTACATCTTGCGCGTGCTCGAGGCCGTGGGCGGGAACAAGACCATGGCCGCGCAAGTCTTGGGCTTCGACCGGCGAACGCTCTACCGAAAGCTCGAACGCTGCGGCGTGGCCGAGAACAAGAAGGAAGCTCGGGAGTAA
- a CDS encoding PA2169 family four-helix-bundle protein, which translates to MNPSVSSDQTKNDVATAAVPAPTVPRPSGPEVDERIDVVDTPTLVLVLNGLIEVALDGARMFSLAAGDALDPDYKVLFAQHAQERTHFARELQAAVLRMGGNPQNHGTLEGVLLQAWMDVKSAVAVREDYAVLREVERAEQNARKRYARALTLDLGGDVKALVERQYSAISRSHDRVRALRQKHALRS; encoded by the coding sequence ATGAATCCAAGTGTCAGCAGCGATCAAACGAAGAACGACGTCGCCACGGCCGCCGTACCGGCACCCACGGTACCGCGCCCTTCGGGACCGGAGGTCGACGAGCGCATCGACGTCGTCGATACGCCGACGCTCGTGTTGGTTTTGAACGGCCTCATCGAAGTCGCATTGGATGGGGCGCGCATGTTCTCGCTCGCGGCCGGTGATGCGCTCGACCCGGACTACAAAGTCTTGTTCGCGCAGCACGCGCAGGAGCGAACGCACTTTGCACGCGAGCTGCAAGCCGCTGTCTTACGCATGGGGGGGAATCCACAGAACCACGGCACGCTGGAAGGCGTGTTGCTTCAAGCGTGGATGGACGTGAAGTCCGCCGTGGCCGTTCGAGAAGACTACGCAGTTCTCCGCGAAGTCGAGCGCGCCGAGCAGAATGCGCGAAAGCGCTATGCGCGGGCCCTCACCCTGGATCTCGGTGGTGATGTGAAAGCGCTCGTCGAACGACAATATTCGGCCATCAGCCGATCCCACGATCGTGTGCGTGCGCTTCGTCAGAAGCACGCGCTCCGATCCTAA
- a CDS encoding YtxH domain-containing protein translates to MKYANLKKSMPSLPRLDADTLLERLGLERRRSTFERVATIVGIFGAGILVGAGAGLLASPVPPADVRKKLGEGVRTVKNEINNGMRHAKQEIVEGARHAKHQVDDFVSREVKHNSPRVGEHEGRNGAIKAT, encoded by the coding sequence ATGAAGTATGCCAATTTGAAGAAGTCCATGCCGTCTCTGCCGCGTCTGGATGCGGACACATTGTTGGAGCGACTCGGACTCGAGCGACGCAGGAGCACGTTCGAGCGCGTCGCCACCATTGTCGGCATCTTCGGGGCGGGCATCCTGGTCGGTGCAGGCGCGGGGTTGCTCGCGAGCCCGGTGCCGCCCGCGGACGTGCGCAAGAAGCTCGGTGAGGGCGTGCGCACCGTGAAGAACGAGATCAACAACGGCATGCGCCACGCGAAGCAGGAGATCGTCGAGGGCGCCCGCCATGCGAAGCACCAGGTCGACGATTTCGTCTCCCGCGAAGTGAAGCACAACTCACCGCGGGTGGGCGAGCACGAAGGCCGGAACGGCGCGATCAAGGCGACCTAA
- a CDS encoding alpha/beta hydrolase: protein MKNGADFEGRRMALASGVTLSVTSKGDGPPIVLLHGFPQNSYTWRKNLPTLADAGFRVIAPDMRGYGQSDKPQAVADYKTEHLVADVRALVHALGYERVHLVGHDWGGVVAFHVTAAHPELVERLVILNGPHPNVFRKSLFRSQAQRIRAWYVFLFQLPFLPERMLARKGTLARMLRLYGPGVFSKEDLATYTDAVRKPGAARCMVNYYRAASRWHHEIPVITRPTLVLWGEKDLALHPSQVDGLEKHVTDLTVKRFPDATHWLNEEKPVEVHEEIVRFLRAAGEGG from the coding sequence ATGAAGAACGGTGCGGATTTCGAAGGGCGGCGGATGGCACTCGCTTCGGGGGTCACGCTCTCCGTGACGTCGAAGGGAGACGGGCCTCCGATCGTCTTGCTTCACGGCTTCCCGCAGAACTCGTACACGTGGCGTAAGAACCTGCCGACGTTGGCCGATGCAGGGTTTCGCGTGATTGCGCCGGACATGCGCGGCTATGGGCAGTCGGACAAGCCGCAGGCGGTGGCCGACTACAAGACGGAGCACCTCGTGGCCGACGTGCGCGCGTTGGTGCACGCGCTCGGCTACGAGAGGGTGCATCTCGTTGGGCATGACTGGGGCGGGGTCGTCGCCTTTCACGTCACGGCGGCGCACCCCGAGCTCGTCGAGCGCCTGGTGATCTTGAACGGGCCGCATCCCAATGTGTTCCGCAAATCGCTTTTTCGAAGTCAGGCGCAGCGCATACGCGCTTGGTACGTGTTCCTCTTTCAGCTGCCGTTTTTGCCCGAGCGCATGCTCGCGCGCAAAGGCACGCTCGCGCGCATGCTTCGCTTGTACGGGCCGGGCGTCTTCTCGAAGGAAGACCTCGCGACATACACCGATGCCGTCCGCAAGCCCGGCGCCGCGCGCTGCATGGTGAACTACTACCGCGCGGCGTCGCGCTGGCACCACGAGATCCCCGTCATCACGCGGCCGACCCTGGTGCTCTGGGGCGAGAAGGACCTCGCCCTGCACCCGTCCCAGGTCGACGGACTCGAGAAACACGTGACGGACCTGACCGTGAAGCGCTTTCCGGACGCGACCCACTGGTTGAACGAGGAAAAGCCGGTGGAGGTGCACGAGGAGATCGTCCGGTTTTTGAGGGCGGCGGGGGAGGGCGGCTAG
- a CDS encoding ATP-binding protein, whose protein sequence is MDELLAQVKSNPGSTVLLGAGIADAAQLAERIRTIDPHANVFLESEVATKLQELSLLQRMQTNLLSMVAHDIRAPLGVIVGAINELSHHDVGELNDEQKFLLGLVRRSVERLTRLASNLVFLGRMESGRVELKKRRADVRTLVRNVADDIRRIDAGTNIEIAVDLPEEPAEALVDADRFTQVVTNLLSNAVRFAKKVIRVRLQQVDADVELCVEDDGPGIPDGQLAKIFERFSRLDAPKSGTGLGLAIVRGVIDAHGGSVHAENLQDASANATRGARFTVRIPRDRS, encoded by the coding sequence GTGGATGAGCTTCTGGCTCAAGTCAAATCCAATCCAGGTTCGACCGTTCTTCTAGGCGCCGGCATTGCAGACGCGGCTCAGCTCGCGGAACGCATCCGGACCATCGACCCGCACGCCAACGTCTTCCTCGAGAGCGAGGTCGCGACCAAGCTGCAGGAGCTGTCGCTTCTGCAGCGCATGCAGACGAACCTGCTCTCGATGGTGGCGCACGACATTCGCGCGCCGCTCGGGGTCATCGTGGGCGCCATCAACGAGCTTTCGCACCACGACGTGGGCGAGTTGAACGACGAGCAGAAGTTCTTGCTCGGCCTGGTGCGCCGCAGCGTGGAACGCCTCACACGCCTCGCGTCCAACCTCGTTTTCTTGGGCCGCATGGAATCGGGCCGCGTCGAGCTCAAAAAGCGACGCGCGGACGTTCGTACCCTCGTGCGCAACGTGGCGGACGACATCCGCCGCATCGACGCCGGCACGAACATCGAGATCGCGGTCGACCTGCCCGAGGAACCCGCGGAGGCCCTGGTGGACGCCGACCGCTTCACGCAGGTCGTGACGAACCTGCTTTCCAACGCGGTTCGTTTCGCCAAAAAGGTGATTCGTGTTCGGCTGCAGCAGGTGGACGCGGACGTCGAGCTTTGCGTCGAAGACGACGGCCCCGGCATCCCCGATGGGCAGCTGGCCAAGATCTTCGAACGCTTCTCGCGCTTGGACGCACCCAAGAGCGGCACGGGCCTCGGTCTCGCCATCGTCCGCGGCGTCATCGATGCCCACGGGGGCTCCGTTCACGCCGAGAACCTGCAAGACGCGAGCGCCAACGCCACGCGCGGTGCGCGCTTCACCGTCCGCATCCCCCGCGACCGCAGCTAG
- a CDS encoding response regulator — MENIVSPDCNDPASEQQPPPLAEDAIRGRVLVVDDEPAVRRGICRALRLDGYVVTEARSGDEAWDILTNGRLLPDVMVLDLILPNETGLQFLARLPQPLPLAVILVSGQGRIPHAVEALRLGASDFLEKPVGIDELRPAVERAVALRRSQKELSWQETVTSAVAPALPAPSGARLRKGSYQSLIDDSERHVLRSTLDLCQGNVAAAARMLHLDRGNLFRRLKRLGMR; from the coding sequence ATGGAAAACATTGTTTCGCCCGATTGCAACGATCCCGCCTCCGAACAACAACCGCCGCCTCTCGCCGAAGACGCTATTCGCGGACGCGTGCTGGTGGTCGACGACGAACCTGCGGTGCGCCGTGGCATCTGCCGCGCGCTGCGACTCGACGGGTATGTCGTCACCGAAGCGCGCAGTGGCGACGAAGCATGGGACATCCTGACCAACGGCCGACTTTTGCCGGACGTCATGGTTCTCGATCTCATCCTCCCCAACGAAACGGGCCTTCAATTCCTCGCCCGTCTTCCCCAACCGTTGCCGCTCGCCGTGATTCTCGTTTCCGGCCAAGGAAGGATTCCTCACGCCGTTGAAGCGCTTCGTCTCGGTGCGAGCGACTTCCTCGAGAAGCCCGTCGGCATCGACGAGCTTCGCCCCGCCGTCGAACGAGCGGTCGCCCTTCGTCGCTCCCAAAAGGAGCTTTCCTGGCAGGAAACGGTGACCAGCGCCGTCGCTCCGGCCCTCCCCGCCCCCAGCGGCGCGCGTTTGCGCAAAGGCTCCTACCAGTCGCTCATCGACGACTCGGAGCGCCATGTGCTTCGCTCGACGCTCGACCTCTGCCAAGGCAACGTGGCCGCCGCGGCCCGCATGCTTCACCTCGACCGGGGCAACTTGTTCCGTCGCTTGAAGCGCCTCGGCATGCGCTGA